The stretch of DNA TTCAACGCCGACTTGCAGAAGTAGTTCAATTTTTCGGAATGGAAGAGTGGTTACACATACCCGTTCATCAGTTATCTGGAGGACAAAAGCAACTCGTAAATGTAGCGGCAGTGATGGCGCTCCGTCCAAAAGTTTTATTGTTAGATGAACCGACCGCCCAATTAGACCCTATTGCCACACGAGATTTTTTACAATTACTCGTCAGAATTAATGAAGAGTTTTCTACTACCATCGTGATGAGCGAACATCGATTGGATGAAACACTTCCTATTGCTAATAAAGTAGTATTTTTAAAAAATGGTAGCGTTTGTTATGCAAATCATCCGGCAGTAGTACTACAGCATATTTGGGACGAGCAAAAAGACTCCGTTTCATATATACCAGCGATAAGTCGTTTTTATTTTGAAGTGAATAGTGACCCCCATCATGCATTACCTTTAACCGTAAAGGAGGCAAAGCGTTGGTGGAAGGCAAGTGGTCTGTCGTTTACTAGTGGCGATTTACATAAAAAGGACAACTCTGTGCAAGAAGAGGTACTCTTTCAGTGTAAAAACATCGTATTTCAGTATGAAAAAGACACTCCGCCTATTTTGAAAAATCTTTCACTTTCTGTACAAAAGGGAGAACTATTTATGCTGTTCGGTGGGAACGGTTCTGGTAAGTCGACATTTTTACAAAGTATTGCAGGTGCCATTACACCACAAAGAGGAAAGATGAAACTTTTAGGTAGGGATACTCGAAAAATACCGACACAGGAAAAATCTACCTTAGTAGCATACGTTCATCAAAATCCAGCGCTATACTTTACGAAAGAAACGGTGAAAAATCAATTAGACGATCGAATAGAACGATTACCAAATATAGATGAAGCGGTCCCTCGGTTAGCGGAATTAGTGAGCGTATTCGAGTTGAAAGACGTGTTACATAAACATCCGTTTGATATTAGTGGAGGGCAACAACAAAAAGTGGTGCTAGCATTAGCATTATTAGCGAACCCAGCCTTACTATTATTAGATGAGCCGACAAAAGGGTTAGACCCTGTTTCAAAGCTTAGGTTAAGCAACTGGTTAAAAGGTGTTAGAGAAAAAGGGACTACTATTATAATGGTAAGCCACGATGTAGAATTTGCTGCTTTGAATGCAACAAAGTGTGGCATGCTTTTTGACGGACAAATACATTCAGTGGAGGAGAAATTACAATTTTTACGAGAAAATTTCTTTTATACGACTTC from Sutcliffiella cohnii encodes:
- a CDS encoding ABC transporter ATP-binding protein, coding for MVQYKIENVSFAYPNSDQPSLTSVSFEVEEGDFVVLCGPSGSGKTTLLRHLKMEVRPVGTLSGSIFYNGKGLEEIESTRLVEEIGIVFQDPDNQLVMNTVWQELVFAMENLAYSSEKIQRRLAEVVQFFGMEEWLHIPVHQLSGGQKQLVNVAAVMALRPKVLLLDEPTAQLDPIATRDFLQLLVRINEEFSTTIVMSEHRLDETLPIANKVVFLKNGSVCYANHPAVVLQHIWDEQKDSVSYIPAISRFYFEVNSDPHHALPLTVKEAKRWWKASGLSFTSGDLHKKDNSVQEEVLFQCKNIVFQYEKDTPPILKNLSLSVQKGELFMLFGGNGSGKSTFLQSIAGAITPQRGKMKLLGRDTRKIPTQEKSTLVAYVHQNPALYFTKETVKNQLDDRIERLPNIDEAVPRLAELVSVFELKDVLHKHPFDISGGQQQKVVLALALLANPALLLLDEPTKGLDPVSKLRLSNWLKGVREKGTTIIMVSHDVEFAALNATKCGMLFDGQIHSVEEKLQFLRENFFYTTSFNRAFGEECPNAITEKDVTIQWPTRIKYYT